A single region of the Octopus bimaculoides isolate UCB-OBI-ISO-001 chromosome 6, ASM119413v2, whole genome shotgun sequence genome encodes:
- the LOC128248087 gene encoding prostatic spermine-binding protein-like: MTCLLCMQVIRDDDYCADDYKAVHNYNGGDDDDDDDDDDDDDHGNEDIDGNGDDDDDYDDDCGGGSGGHDGSNSESDDDDDDGVGDGEYFDYDDHGSSGCERNLFQQEKKKSI, translated from the exons ATGACCTGTCTTCTCTGTATGCAGG TTATtcgtgatgatgattattgtgcTGACGATTATAAGGCTGTTCATAATTataatggtggtgacgatgatgatgatgatgatgacgacgatgatgatgatcatggcaaCGAAGATATTGATGGaaacggcgacgacgatgatgattatgatgatgattgtggtggtggtagtggtggtcatgatggcTCTAACAGCGaaagcgacgacgacgacgacgatggtgttggtgatggtgaataTTTTGATTATGATGAccatggtagtagtggttgtgaaagaaatttgtttcagcaggaaaaaaaaaagagtatttaa